The Girardinichthys multiradiatus isolate DD_20200921_A chromosome 7, DD_fGirMul_XY1, whole genome shotgun sequence region gaTGTGTTTATTGCAGACAACACCGCAGAGGAGCACCTAGAGAAACTGCAAACAGTGGTGGAGagaatcacagcagcaggtctaAAGCTGAATCTCAAGAAATGCCAGTTTGGACAGTTTCAGGTGAACTACCTAGGATTCCAAGTGACAACAGATTTGGGACTCTCAGAAGTTTATCGAGAGAAGCTGGCACAAATCCAGCCACCTGAATCCGAAAATTATCTACAAAAGATTTTGGGACTCTGTAACTATGTGAGAGATCATGTTCCTAATTATCAAAGATATACTAAGCCATTATATGCCTAATTAAAGAAGcgagaagcagaagaaaaaatgacaaagaaaaattGGACTTGGACTGCATCAAACCAGAACGATCTGGATAAGCTCAAAAGGGCAATCCAAGAAGCCGTGAGGTTGGTACCGAGGAGCTTGACTGAAAAGTTGGTGGCCGAGATCAGCTGTGAAGATGAAGACTCCATGCTGAAAGTGAGCAATGAAAATGGGGGATTAGTAACTTTGTGGAGTTACACTTTGTCATCTGTAGAGAAAAAATTCcaccaagaagaaaaagagttagCAGTGCTTGCTAGATACTGGAGCACCTTAAAAGACCTAGCATAGGGACAGCAGATTAAAGTCATCACTCAGAGCCAAGTCCACAAGTATCTCAGAAAAGGAACGGTGGAAAGCACAAAAGCAACCAATACACAGTGGGGAAGATGGGAAGACATCCGGCGCCACCCCGACCTTGAGATTGGCCCAGCACAACCAGCCAGCAAGAAGACACCCTTAGAACTGTCTGCGAAAGAAAGGCTGCAAGAGTGGGTCCTATACACTGATGGGTCGAAGAAAGGACTAGATCAGATGGCCTACTGGGGGTTTATTCTCAAACAGCACGGTCAAGAGAGGTGCCGCCATAAAGGTAAAACTCTCGGTAGTGCACAGGCAGGAGAAGTGACAGCAGTGCTGGAGGGAATGTTGGAGTTGATGAAGAGAAGAATCAAAAGAGCAAAGATAATCACAGACAGCCACTACTGTGCACAAGCCTTGAACGAAGACTTATCCATTTGGGAAGAGAATGGATTTGAAAGCGCCAAAGGAAAGTTAGTGGCCCATCACGATCTGTGGAAGAAGGTTGTCGAGTTGAGAATGAGTCTGGAGCTTGAAGTGGAGCACCAGAAGGCTCATACCCGAGAAGGGGCTCACCGGTGTGGAAACGATGAGGTGGATCgctatgttcaacagagaaaagttGTCTTTGTCGGGATCGAGAAGTGGGACAGAATGCCACAAGGACGGGCGGTCCCTGAAGAGTACGTGGATGAGGTGGTACGGGAGCGTGCATGAGGCCTTAGGACATGCAGGCGTGCTACTTACCCATAAAGAATTGGAAGAGCAGGAGCTCTGGATCCCTATGAAACACATCCGGTGTGTACTACGGGACTGTGAAGTATGTGGTCAATACAACGCAGGACGCCGTGGACAGCGGCTGGAAGGTCTGACAATCAAGAGCACCATCCCCTGGGGCTCAGTGTGCATGGATGTTGCAGGCCTCATGCGGATAACAGGGAAAAAGGTGAGAAATACCTCCTGGTGCTAGTACACTCAATGTCAGGGTATGTAACTGTAAGAACAGCAAGGAGAGCCAACGGCAGCAGTGTTGTTGCCATGCTGGAACAAGTCTGAAGTTCCCTTGGGGTGCCCAAAGAAATGTAAACAgacaatgggactcattttcgcAATGGACAGGGTGATCACTGGTGCCAGAGATTTGGGGTAAAAAGAATTTACTCTCCACCATGGAACACACCATAGGTCTGATAAAAACTGGATAGCAAAAAATGCTAATTCTTGTGACTGGAGCACCAAAGCTGCAGAAATAGGGCAAGCACTGAATGACAGACATCGAGTCAGTAGACCCTCCCCTGCTGCAGAACTCAACCAACAACCATTCTCTTCACAAGAAGTGGGGCGGAGCTCCAATGAGAAAACAGGGAAGCCAACGCCTAAGGTGCCATTCCGTGAGGGACAACGAGTGTGGGTGAGAGCACGAGATCACCCTGTGTCGACAGCAGTGAAACCCAAGTACGATACCATTGATATTGTGAAGCAAGTATTAGATTGTAACACAGTGTTGTTATAGAAG contains the following coding sequences:
- the LOC124870858 gene encoding ribonuclease H-like, whose protein sequence is MAYWGFILKQHGQERCRHKGKTLGSAQAGEVTAVLEGMLELMKRRIKRAKIITDSHYCAQALNEDLSIWEENGFESAKGKLVAHHDLWKKVVELRMSLELEVEHQKAHTREGAHRCGNDEVDRYVQQRKVVFVGIEKWDRMPQGRAVPEEYVDEVVRERA